In Haliscomenobacter hydrossis DSM 1100, the DNA window TGCCCGATTCTAACCGGACGCCACAAGTTACTTTGCCAGGAAATTACCAACTCACCGTGCGCAACGTACAAAGTGGTTGTATCTCGGTTGATTCAGTGGAAGTGACGGAAGACTATACCCAGCCACAAATCCGCCTCCGGGCACTTGACGTGCTGGATTGTGTAACCCCGGTGATTGAATTGGAAGCGGGGACTTCGCAGGGGCGCAATTTGAGTTACCAATGGTCGGCCAGCCATGCTGGCATCCTGAGCAACGCTGCTGCTGCCTTGATTCGGATCAATGCTCCGGGATATTACCGCCTGGTGTTGACCGATGGGGTCAGTGGTTGCAGCAGCAGCGATAGTCTACTGGTGCAGGAAGCTGCCAGCGCCATCGACACGGTGATTTTTGCGGTACAACAACCGGGCTGTGGCACCAATCAAGCCGGTCAGGTCAGGGTTACCAATATTAGCGGAGGCACTGCGCCTTACAAGGTATTTTTAAACAATACCTTCCCCGAAGCCAACAACCTCTTTCGGAATCTGCGCCCCGGCAACTATACCCTCAAAGTAGAAGACGCGGGTGGTTGCTTGTGGACGGCACCGATTGAACTCCAGGCGCCCCAGGCACCAACAGTAGAGCTTGGCCCCGACCGCGAAATCAAACTCGGTGACAGCGTAAGCCTGGCTCCGATCATCAGCAGCGACAGCATTGTGTCCATTACCTGGGCGGCGGGTACTACCTTGAGTGACCCCAATAGCCGGAATCAGGTACTGAAACCCAGTAACTCTACCACGGCTCAAATCAGCATCCGCGCCGCCAATGGCTGCACGGCCAGCGATTTTGTCAACATCCGCGTCATCCGCGAATCGCCTTTGTTTGTACCGAATATCTTCTCACCCAATGGAGATGGCATCAACGACGTGCTGAATATTTTTGCGGGTTCACAGGTCAACAAAGTCAAGGTCTTCCGCATCTACGACCGTTGGGGGAACCAGGTATTTAGCCTACAAGAATTCAGCCCCAATGACGCCTTATTGGGCTGGGATGGCAAGCAGGGCGGAACCCTGCTCAACAGTGCGGTTTATACCTGGTACGCCGAGGTCGAAATGGCCGATGGGAAAGTGGAAGGGTTGAAAGGAGATGTGAGTTTGTTGCGCTGAGGAATACTTGGAAAAGAATTTTCACAAATGATAGAAAACGCTATCTTTAGGGACTTGATTTGATACAGTTGATTGTACACAAAAACCTAAAGCCATGCCAGACTCTCTGTCCAACATCACGACCAACACGCAAAATTTGCCAGCAAGTGCTCCTCAAATAGATTGGTACTTCATTTTCACCCTGTTGGGCATCATGCTCATTACCGGGTTGATTGGGGGGTACGCCAATTTCCTCAACACGCCCAAAGAAGAACGCAGTCTGATGCGGAGTTTAATGATGGGCATCGTAGCCACCATCGCCATTCCGCTTTTTTTGAAGGTGGTGGATAGCAATATCCTGAACCAAACCCAGACCGACGTAATGAATTATTTTGTGTACGCCGGCTGTTGTGTTTTGGCTGCTTTTTATTCGGCTAAATTCCTTGAGGGCCTGTCGAGCCGCATCATTCAAGATTTGCAGGAAAAGGTAGACCGCACCAGCGAAGCGGTGCAGGAAAATGCCGCCAAGGTGGAAGAAAATGCCGCCAAACTTGATGAAACTACCGAAAAAACAGACATGATCATCGATACACAAATTCCGGATGCGATCATTCCCGATGATGTACCGGAACTTGAGCCCGAAGAACTGCGTTCCAGATCTTTACTCGATAAGGATATCCCCGTAGCTACGCGTTCTGTAGAGGAAAAAATGGAAGCGGCTTTTGGAAAAAACAAACTCCAGACCCTGGAATCCCTGAGCAAAGCTACCGGAATGGGCACGGAGGCAGTAAAAATAATGTTGATAAGCCTGGAACAAACGGGGAAAATCAAAAAGATTGATCACCGAGGGAGGGAGGTTTATTTTATGCAGCGATAGGGGGTTAGAGGGTTCGGGGGTTCGAGGGTTCGAGGGTTCGGGGGTTCGAGGGTTCGGGGGTTCAATCGGTCGCCGAGCGGAGCCGAGGTGTCCGATTGAACCCCCGAACCCCCGAACTACGAACCCTCTAACCCCCGAACGACGAACCCTCTAACCCCCGAACGACGAACCCTCTAACCCTATTCCCCTACTTCATCTCCCCAACCAACTGAATCACCCCGGCAATCATGTACTGCACCCCCAAGGACATAACGATAAAACCCATGACGCGGGAAAGTGCCTTCAGACCAGCCTCGCCTAATATCGTGTAGAGATAGCGCGCCGAGCGCAGAATCAAATACACCAAAAATCCCAAAAGTACAATCACCGCGGCGACCACGAGGTGCGCTTCCCAACTGGGGTTTTCATTGTACTGTGTAATGAGGTATGAAATAGAACCCGGTCCTGAAAGCAAGGGCATGGCCAACGGCGCAAATGAAATGTCCTGCCTTTTTAAAGCTTCTTCTTCCACTTCTTTATTGATGGCGCGGTTCTCGGCAAATTTGCCACTGATCAAACCATAACCTGAACTCAAAATCATCACCCCTCCGGCAATGCGCATGGCACTGATGTGGATGCCAAAAAACTCCAGAATTTGCGTGCCGGCAAAGAAAAACCCCAATAAAATCAGGGTAAAATAAACTCCGGTACTGCGGGCCGTACTGTTGCGTTCGGGCACCGTGTAATCAGGAGTCATCGCCAAAAAAACGGGTACTGCACCGAGTGGATTGACCACTGAAAAGAGAGCGCCCAATACCGCAAAGAATAGCTCAATCATGGTGTGGCAGAGTTATGTGGAAAATTGGCTGAGAAGTTAGCACAATTTGCGGAAACAAAAAAAGGGAAGCCGATTGGCTTCCCTTAAAAACACCTAAAACCCATATTCATATCATGAAAACCTTACAAAACAAGACACATGGAGCAAAAGCCCGAGTCATGTGAAAAGTTCTTTATGTCGTGATCTCAGGATGTAAAGAAAGGGGAGTAAAACAACTCCCCCTCGAAAAACACCTAAAACCCATATTACAATTTCAAAAATAGGGGAGAAATTAAATCCTCCCCTACCATAACACCTAAACCCATAACCTATCATGAAAATCTTATGTTTATCCTAAAGCTAATCAAGCCTTTGCTTGTATTTGCTTTCATATCTTCTGACGCAGTTACGCGCTAAAGTCACACTTTAGGATAATTTTTTTTTGTTCAAAAGAAAAAAATTATCCTCAGCGACTTCCTCATTCAAATTGCTGTGTTTTCTTTAAAACACATACACCTTTTTGACGTGGCTATGCTAAAAAGTCACGCGAAGGACGAAATTTTTTTCGTTTATTTGAAGTCTGGAAAAAATATTTCGATAAACCGTATAAAAACATTAGAAATACGCAGAAAAATGACTGGTTTCGGTTGTTTGTAGTTGATTTGCATCTATTTGTGAAAAATCATGCTGAAAGTGGCGTTTGACCTCCCACACAAGCAGATCATCTACGCTTTGGTAGTCTTCAATAAAACGTCCAAGTCAAAATGAATCCAGCCATTTTTTATTTTGAGGCACGAATAGCTGTATTTTGGACACATTCTCTGGATTAAAACCTAAAACCATGCTCAACAAACTGCAAAAATGGGCCACTGGCCGCAATGTCATCATTCTCGTTTTCCTCGATGTGATATTTATGGTGGGCGTAATGCCTTACATGCAAATGCTGATGGCTTTAGCCATGAACCAACACCCACAACCCATCGACCTGAGTATCCCCACCTGGACACCCGCAGAAGGTTTTGCGCTGATCGAATCATATGGCGATGCTGGACGGAAATTGTACCGCACCATTGAACTTACTGCCGATGTCATCTACCCCCTGGTGTATGGATTTGCCTTTGCTTTGCTGATTACTTTTTTGGCGCGCAAAGTAGCCCCCACCAACAAGTGGATGCCTTATCTGGCTTTTCTCCCGCTCATCGCCATGTTGTTTGATTATGCGGAGAACCTTTGTATTGTATCGCTGCTGTGTACTTATCCTCAGAAACTGATGTTGATCGCCCGACTAGGCGGTGTTTTTACTTTATTTAAATGGATTTTTGCTTTTTCGGCTATGGGCGTGAGTTTGATTGGGTTGGTCCTTTGGGCAGTGAAGGGCTTGGGGAAGCGCTAATTCCCCCTTACCCAGTAATTTTCCTCCCTCCCCCTTTCTGAGGATGTTTTTGATGTTCAGCGCAGCGAACTTTGTCGCATCAACTCATCAAACACACCACGGCCATGCGACTCATTTCCATCTTGATTATCCTGCTTATTTGCACCATTCAACTGACTTTTGCTCAAAACCAACCCATACTAAGACAAGTAAATCCCAAATTCAGTGGTATTGAACTTCGGGAAGATTTGAAAATTAAAACCGACCTGAATTTTAATGCTGCGCCCCAATTGGTCGCAGGCACCGCCCAGCAGCGCAATGTGCAAGTGATGGTGCGCAATACGGGACCGATCACAGCAACGAACTTTGTCGTGGAAGTGACCTACAACTGGAGGGTCGATCATGAATCTTTCACGGCGCAAAGTCTACAGCGGATCCAAACCGTTGGCAGCCTGGCGGCTGGCCAACAAACCCAACTCCAGTTTGTAGTGCCAGACCAGCTGATCCGTAGAAATGCCCCCTACGGTTCTCCAAATGTGAACCTGTCGTTTAAAGTTGATGCCACTGGTGTAGTAGCTGAATCGTCGGAAAACAACAACTCGGCCAGCATCAGTATCCCCATCATCAATAATTAGTTATACACGTACTGAACTCATGCCCCCATCTGCATGAATGACTTGTCCGGTGATCCACGCAGCATCGGCAGACAACAGGAAAGTAGCCAGGGCTGCCAATTCGTTGGCGGTTCCTACTTTTTTGAGGGGGTGGCGATTGGCGGCAGCCTCCCGTTTTTCCTCGCTGCTCAACAATCGCGCGGCCAGTGGCGTATCTGTTAGCGAAGGGGCGATACAATTGACCCGGATACCCGGCGCCAACTCGGCGGCCAAAGCGCGGGTCAATCCTTCTACCGCTCCTTTTGATGCGGCCACACTGCTGTGAAACGGCATACCTTGCCCAACAGCCACGGTGCTAAACAAAACAATGCTACTGCCTGGGGTTTTCTTCAGTGCTTTGAGTCCGGCCTGAATGCTTTTTACGGCCCCGATGAGGTTGATTTCCAGGTCATCCCGAAAGGCGCTTGGACTCAAACTGCTGAAGGCCCGCAAATTGATGCTGCCCGGACAATATACCAAACCATGTAGGTCAGCAGGGATCAATTCCGGGGAGATCTCATCTTTACTGAGGTCGAGCACATGGTGTTCCACGCCACTTAAATCCGCTAATCCATCTGCCGTACGGGAAAATACAGTGACCCGATGGCCCTGCTGAATCAATTTACGGGTGATTTCCAATCCAATTCCGTGGCTTCCGCCCACGACGAGGTAATGATTTGACATGACTTGATGGTTTTGCAAGTCCAGAACAATCCACTACGCGCTTTGTTTAGCCCTTCAGACTCAATGCTAGTAAAATGACTTACCATACCTTGCGACTCATCCTAGGCGATCAACTCAATGTGCAACATTCCTGGTATCGGGAAAACACTGACGGTATCTTGTACGTGTTGATGGAAATTTTACCCGAAACCCAATACGTTCAACACCACATTCAAAAAATCTGTGGATTTTTTTTGGCCATGCGTGCATTTGCCGCTCAATTGGAAGCAATGGGACACCATGTGCAGTATTTCAAATTGGATGATACCAACAACCTCCAGGGTTTTGCGGCCAATTGTACCCAACTAATTGAACGACACCATATTCAACATTTCGAATACCAGTTGCCCGATGAGTGGCGGGTTGATCAGCAATTATTGGCTTTTTGTCAAAGCTTAGGCAGCAGCAAGGTCTTCGATTCCGAGCATTTTTTCAGTACCCGGACCGAATTAGCGGAATTGTTTACCGGAAAAAAAACTTACCTCATGGAAAGTTTTTACCGCAAAATGCGCTCGAAGCACCAAATTTTAATGGAACCCGATGGCAAAACGCCCCTCACTGGACGATGGAATTACGATGCGGAAAACCGCAAAAAAATGCCAGCAACGCTGCAAGTCCCCCCGGCACTACAACAAATCAAGGATGCAAGTCATATCGTGACTTTGTTGGCCAAAATGGGAGTCAAAACCATTGGCACCATAGATCCTCAACGCTTCAACTGGCCAATTACCCGAGTTGAAAGTTTAGCCCTTTTGGAGCATTTCATTGCGTTGCGGCTACCCGCTTTTGGCGACTATCAAGATGCCATGACGGATCGGGATTGGTTGTTGTTCCACTCGCGTTTGTCTTTTTCCATGAACCTCAAATTGATTAGCCCGCAGGAGGTGATTACAGCTTGCATTGACTACTGGCAAGCGCATCCGGAAACTGTACCCTACTCCGCACTGGAAGGTTTTGTGCGGCAAATTGTCGGCTGGCGGGAATACATGCGGGGCATCTACTGGGCGGAAATGCCGCGATACCAAAAACTCAATTATTTTGAACATACTGCTGCTCTACCTTCCTGGTTTTGGCATGCAGAAACCAAAATGAACTGCTTGTCGCAAGCAATCGGGCAATCCTTGGAATACGCCTATGCACACCACATCCAGCGCTTGATGTTGACGGGTAACTTTGCCCTTCTACTTGGCGTACACCCCGACGAAGTGGATGCCTGGTACCTGGGGATTTACATCGATGCCCTGGAATGGGTAGAAATTACCAATACCCGGGGCATGAGCCAGTTTGCCGATGGCGGAATTGTGGGTACAAAACCTTACGTTTCCAGTGCCAACTACATCCACAAAATGAGCGACCATTGCAGCAAATGCCACTACGACAAATCCTTGCGGCATGGCCCCAAAGCTTGCCCTTTCAATGCTTTGTATTGGGATTTTTACGACCGCCACAGCGATAAGTTACGCAGCAACCCACGCGTTGGGATGGCTTATCAGGTTTGGGACAAAATAGATGGAACCGAAAAAGCCCAGATACTGGAACATGCCGCCTGGATAAAGCAACATGTTGATGGATTGTAATCAGCCGATCTCCTGAGCCAAAACCTGGTACTGTGCCCAATAAAACTGATCGCTGTATTTCTGCATTTTTGCGGGCAACGCTGCCAACCCTTGCTGCAAACAGGCTCTGGCCTCCTGGTGGTTTCCTTCAGCCAAAAACAAGGCCGTTTTGGCCAATAAAGCATGCGCATCTTTAGCAGCATTACCCAATTTTCCGGTTTTATCCCAGGCCTGGCGGGCTTTGATGGGGTCTTTGGCCAGAAAGGCGTAGGCAAAAACAATGTCTTTTAGCAACTCTACTTTAAACGTGATCGGCTGCTCATCTACCCTACTTTCAAGGATAGTCGCTGCTGCCAGTGCCCGCGTTGTTTCACCCCGATCCAGATGATAATAATATTCCAGGGAATAAGCGAACGCCTGCATCAATTGGGAGTCATCGGTCTTGACCAACTCAATTTGCGTCGGATCCATTTGCCCATAAGGTTGCTGGGTATAACTTTGCGCCAGTAGCTCCAACATCGCTTGCTCCACCTGTGCAGCCTTTCCGCCGCCGATCAAGCGAAAAAAACGCGCCCGGTCGGTAAAAAATGCGCCCGTACGACCGGGAATGGTGGTAGCCAAAAACAACATCAAAGAGCTCAGCGCAAACACCAACAAAAAGACAAAAAAGATACGCGTGGCTGGAGAGGCACTGTCGGTTAACTGTAATGTTCCCCCATAGGCTGGTATACCCAGTAGTGCGCCCAATAAGCTGATGAGTGGCCCTGCCGCCACGATTGCAGCCAGTTTTTGACGCAAATCTGGAGACTTTTGGATCGGTAAGGTAGCAGCCACTCCACCAAACAAGTTGGGGTCGCGGTTGAAATATGCTTCCACTTTTTCCGTCAATGGATTGCGGCGCACCCCTAAAAATCCCGCCACATACAAATGAAACTTGAAACCTTGAGCAAGCCCGGTCAACAAATGCCCTAGTTCATGGGCAGCCAGAGCAGCCCAAAGGGCCACAAACGCGACACTTATTTTGAAGGGACCTTCCCACCAGGTTTCTCCCGGGCCTTTTAGCTGTTGAACAACGGCATCGGGCACCCAATGGATTACAGCATACATGCCCAGGTAGCCAATGCCCGCGCCGATTAGGCCTCCTACTATGAGCTGGCCTATTTTGCTTTGTTTCTTTTTGCTCATAACAACTAAATCATTGTCATGGCAAAATGTTCGGCTAAATCAATTTTACAAATAAAAATTAATTTGCCATTAACGCAACAAGATGGCCTCGCCGCTGTACAATTGGATGGCTTTGTCTTCCGTCTCCAGTTCTGCCACCCAGACAAATGTACCCGGAGGCACTACTTTTCCGCCATAAGTACCATCCCATCCCAAGGCTTCGTCGTTGAGCGTTCCCTCGCTTACTTCGTAAACCAGGTTGCCCCAACGGTCAAAAATGCGGAAATGGACAATTTTCAGGTTCTTTTTACCCGCTAAATAGAAGCGGTCATTTTTATTATCCCCATTGGGAGAAAACACATTGGGGGCAAAAACCTGGTCTTCTTTTACCACAAAAACATTAAAGACGGCCTGAGATTTGCAGCCGTTGCTGCTTTCTACCAAAACCTGGTATACGGCGCTGCGCGTGGGACTCACCTGGATGTCCATACAGCCATTGCAAGGTGCCAAATCGGTGCCGGCCCAGGCAATAGACGCCAGATTAGAGGAATCCAGCACGGCGCTGAGTTGTAGGGAATCGCCAGGATTAATTTCATTGCCAAGGGCGGAAATGCTCACCTCGATGGGAACCGACTCCAGGATGGTCAAGGTCGTATCCGACTCACAACCCGCGGCATCCTGTACTTTTAACTGGTAAGTACCCGGAACAAGGTTGGAAAAATTGCGTTGCCCCGAAAACGTACTGTCTTGTAGCGCGTAGGTATAAGGTGCCAGGCCGCCACTCACGACGTCAACGCCAATACTGCCCCGGCTACCGGGTACACAAGGCGGTTGCTTCAGGTTGATGCGTACAATCCGTGGGCCGTCAGTGCTACCACCTACTTGCAAGGAATCGCGAAAAGTACAAGCATTGAGGGGGTTTTCAAGCAACACACGGTACAGGCCAGGATCGGCGATCTGTACAGTTGCAGCGTTATTGTTTCCGATCAGTCCCTGACCCGACCAGGAGTAATTGATCCCCGTCAAGGCATCTACCGCCAGCTGAGCAGTGGTATTGACACAGGAAAATGGGGTAGCCACCCGGATCAAGCTGACCGGGCGAACGGTATCTGATTCCACGGTACTGCTCAAACGCAAGCTGCAACCGTTGATCGTATCCAAAACAAGGAAAGTGTACACTCCGCCGCTGCGGGCGGTAGCCGTGGCGGTACGCGCGAGGGTATCCAATAAAGAAGGTGCCAACCAAAAACTGCGGGTTCGTGCAGTTCCGACGTTAGCACTCAACAACACAGTCGTATTGGCACAGGTTATTTTTCCCGGGGTAGTTACACTAGCGCTTGGAGGTGTTAAATCGGCATTGATCAGCGTATCTTTAATTGCCACACAGCCACTATTCAAGTTTCGCAAACTAATTCGGTAGGTTCCGACCGCATTGATGCTGAGGGTCGAATCCTGGCCGATGGTACCACCAGAACTGTTCTGCCAATTGTAAGACAAGGTTTGGGTATTGCTTCGTGCACTCAATTGAACCACCTGATTGCGGCAGTCGAGTTGTCCTCGGCCAAATAAACGCAACCCTGGGGCGATGGTATCCGCATTCACCCGTACTTCTGCACTGTTCAGGCAGCCATTGCGCGGCTGCACCACCAACAGTTTATAAATACCCCGAGTCGATACACTCGATATAGGGGCGGGAATGGTATCGTTTAGGGGCGTAACCCAAAAATAACTCAAGGTGTTGTCAACTGGGGAAAAGCGCAATTGAGCTTGCCTGCGCAAACAGTTGATGGAATCCGCACTCAGGGTAGGTACAGTCGGGCGCGTTTGGTCAAAACCAATGATCAGATCCAAGGGTTCGGAAGAGCAGATATCGCTGGTGACTATTACTTGATAACGGCCAGGAAAAAAGGCCGTATCCCTGGCCAGATTAGAACTGAAGCCATTAGGCCCCGTCCAGGCGTAGGAGGCTGCCGTATCCGAGGCCAGCGCATCGAGAAATACATATGGCTCCGCACAGGTGATCGTATCGGTTGTGGCTTGTACAGTAGGTACGGCAAGGATGGTGATGGTGTTGCCAATTAGAGGTGGGGTAAATTCGCGAATATTGTTGCCCGCCTGATTGAATTGTGCAACTATCGGAGCAGTTTGGTCGCGCGGATTGGTTACAAAACCCAATGTGGCAGGATTGCCCGGCTGTAATGCGACTAGACGAAGGATAAAAATTTGTGTAGTGTCAGCTAAAGTAGTGGAGGTTCCATCCGATTTGAACCAGGCAAAGTTGACCCTAGTTCTGGATGCAGGTGCTTCAAAATCAAATTCACCGCTGGGAAAAATGCTATTGCGCACACTCAAAAAACGAAACTGCCCGCTGGCCCAACTTACCGCAAACTGGAAACCCGCCACACGCCTGAAATGAACGGCGCGAACGGGTATGTCGATGGTGTCTCCCACACAGACTTTGCGGGAAGTCAGGATGAAGGTTGTAGAATCACTCGCTCCTTGAGCGTAGCCCGCACTGTAGTTCAGTAGTATAAACAGTACCAACAGTGCCAAAATGTATAATTTTCCCATACTTCCTTGAGGATTTCAAGGTTTAGTCTCAATCTCAAAGCTAAATTTTACCAAAGCGACATTTTTTAACACAAAGAACACAAGGGGAGGCACAAAGAACACAAAGTTAGACGTTGACAATCGCTCTATTTGTGTCCTTTGTGAAACCTTTGTGTCCTTTGTGCTAAAAAAAATGTCGCTTTAGCTTTTTAAAGCTTTGAGATTGAGGCTAAACCCCGAAATACACTAATTATTTCGTTAAAATCACCTTATCCGTCAACACGCCATAAGCGGTCAGGATTCGATAATGGTAAACGCCATTTTGCCCCAAGGTGTTGCCATCAATCGTCCATTCTTGAACGCCTGCTGACAGATTGCGGGCTTCGCGGTATACTTCCCGACCAGCAGCATCGATGATCGACAAAGTCGTGCGTGAATCCGTAGGCAATTTGAAGCGAATCAAAGCCTGATCGCTGAATGGATTGGGTTG includes these proteins:
- a CDS encoding gliding motility-associated C-terminal domain-containing protein, with the translated sequence MGKLYILALLVLFILLNYSAGYAQGASDSTTFILTSRKVCVGDTIDIPVRAVHFRRVAGFQFAVSWASGQFRFLSVRNSIFPSGEFDFEAPASRTRVNFAWFKSDGTSTTLADTTQIFILRLVALQPGNPATLGFVTNPRDQTAPIVAQFNQAGNNIREFTPPLIGNTITILAVPTVQATTDTITCAEPYVFLDALASDTAASYAWTGPNGFSSNLARDTAFFPGRYQVIVTSDICSSEPLDLIIGFDQTRPTVPTLSADSINCLRRQAQLRFSPVDNTLSYFWVTPLNDTIPAPISSVSTRGIYKLLVVQPRNGCLNSAEVRVNADTIAPGLRLFGRGQLDCRNQVVQLSARSNTQTLSYNWQNSSGGTIGQDSTLSINAVGTYRISLRNLNSGCVAIKDTLINADLTPPSASVTTPGKITCANTTVLLSANVGTARTRSFWLAPSLLDTLARTATATARSGGVYTFLVLDTINGCSLRLSSTVESDTVRPVSLIRVATPFSCVNTTAQLAVDALTGINYSWSGQGLIGNNNAATVQIADPGLYRVLLENPLNACTFRDSLQVGGSTDGPRIVRINLKQPPCVPGSRGSIGVDVVSGGLAPYTYALQDSTFSGQRNFSNLVPGTYQLKVQDAAGCESDTTLTILESVPIEVSISALGNEINPGDSLQLSAVLDSSNLASIAWAGTDLAPCNGCMDIQVSPTRSAVYQVLVESSNGCKSQAVFNVFVVKEDQVFAPNVFSPNGDNKNDRFYLAGKKNLKIVHFRIFDRWGNLVYEVSEGTLNDEALGWDGTYGGKVVPPGTFVWVAELETEDKAIQLYSGEAILLR
- a CDS encoding YEATS-associated helix-containing protein, producing the protein MPDSLSNITTNTQNLPASAPQIDWYFIFTLLGIMLITGLIGGYANFLNTPKEERSLMRSLMMGIVATIAIPLFLKVVDSNILNQTQTDVMNYFVYAGCCVLAAFYSAKFLEGLSSRIIQDLQEKVDRTSEAVQENAAKVEENAAKLDETTEKTDMIIDTQIPDAIIPDDVPELEPEELRSRSLLDKDIPVATRSVEEKMEAAFGKNKLQTLESLSKATGMGTEAVKIMLISLEQTGKIKKIDHRGREVYFMQR
- a CDS encoding SDR family NAD(P)-dependent oxidoreductase — encoded protein: MSNHYLVVGGSHGIGLEITRKLIQQGHRVTVFSRTADGLADLSGVEHHVLDLSKDEISPELIPADLHGLVYCPGSINLRAFSSLSPSAFRDDLEINLIGAVKSIQAGLKALKKTPGSSIVLFSTVAVGQGMPFHSSVAASKGAVEGLTRALAAELAPGIRVNCIAPSLTDTPLAARLLSSEEKREAAANRHPLKKVGTANELAALATFLLSADAAWITGQVIHADGGMSSVRV
- a CDS encoding MarC family protein, whose product is MIELFFAVLGALFSVVNPLGAVPVFLAMTPDYTVPERNSTARSTGVYFTLILLGFFFAGTQILEFFGIHISAMRIAGGVMILSSGYGLISGKFAENRAINKEVEEEALKRQDISFAPLAMPLLSGPGSISYLITQYNENPSWEAHLVVAAVIVLLGFLVYLILRSARYLYTILGEAGLKALSRVMGFIVMSLGVQYMIAGVIQLVGEMK
- a CDS encoding CARDB domain-containing protein, whose product is MRLISILIILLICTIQLTFAQNQPILRQVNPKFSGIELREDLKIKTDLNFNAAPQLVAGTAQQRNVQVMVRNTGPITATNFVVEVTYNWRVDHESFTAQSLQRIQTVGSLAAGQQTQLQFVVPDQLIRRNAPYGSPNVNLSFKVDATGVVAESSENNNSASISIPIINN
- a CDS encoding cryptochrome/photolyase family protein, which encodes MTYHTLRLILGDQLNVQHSWYRENTDGILYVLMEILPETQYVQHHIQKICGFFLAMRAFAAQLEAMGHHVQYFKLDDTNNLQGFAANCTQLIERHHIQHFEYQLPDEWRVDQQLLAFCQSLGSSKVFDSEHFFSTRTELAELFTGKKTYLMESFYRKMRSKHQILMEPDGKTPLTGRWNYDAENRKKMPATLQVPPALQQIKDASHIVTLLAKMGVKTIGTIDPQRFNWPITRVESLALLEHFIALRLPAFGDYQDAMTDRDWLLFHSRLSFSMNLKLISPQEVITACIDYWQAHPETVPYSALEGFVRQIVGWREYMRGIYWAEMPRYQKLNYFEHTAALPSWFWHAETKMNCLSQAIGQSLEYAYAHHIQRLMLTGNFALLLGVHPDEVDAWYLGIYIDALEWVEITNTRGMSQFADGGIVGTKPYVSSANYIHKMSDHCSKCHYDKSLRHGPKACPFNALYWDFYDRHSDKLRSNPRVGMAYQVWDKIDGTEKAQILEHAAWIKQHVDGL
- a CDS encoding M50 family metallopeptidase — encoded protein: MSKKKQSKIGQLIVGGLIGAGIGYLGMYAVIHWVPDAVVQQLKGPGETWWEGPFKISVAFVALWAALAAHELGHLLTGLAQGFKFHLYVAGFLGVRRNPLTEKVEAYFNRDPNLFGGVAATLPIQKSPDLRQKLAAIVAAGPLISLLGALLGIPAYGGTLQLTDSASPATRIFFVFLLVFALSSLMLFLATTIPGRTGAFFTDRARFFRLIGGGKAAQVEQAMLELLAQSYTQQPYGQMDPTQIELVKTDDSQLMQAFAYSLEYYYHLDRGETTRALAAATILESRVDEQPITFKVELLKDIVFAYAFLAKDPIKARQAWDKTGKLGNAAKDAHALLAKTALFLAEGNHQEARACLQQGLAALPAKMQKYSDQFYWAQYQVLAQEIG